One stretch of Roseivirga sp. BDSF3-8 DNA includes these proteins:
- a CDS encoding T9SS type A sorting domain-containing protein: MIRIITLLLVSLLPACLYAQTGPGGVGNAQGTGSQPANSIWLDAEWLELTNGDAVQTWTDRSGNGNDASQPASVRRPQFLTNSLNGHPVIRFDNTGDADFMPIDGSVIVNTDYTLFIVAARRSTGGRKLWIGGTGAGTNQNLHAGWNGTNFMSHHYGNDFNDPMISGSGGTAEGTFGIFMHDLGSSLATFQRKIYQNGTELGGRNNGEQLVSYSGAAIARAFTSYYDVDVAEMIIYGDHLNQARRTIVDNYLSAKYDISISNDRFTGNNGNYTFDLAGIGKEADGSHTLAGSTGFYISERNGSLDIDGEYLLIAHDNTPNARSASGNIKSSGAEAGWSRQWYLEKTLPAGGSIDARLAFDFREGFPAGEYPQEIANYVLLYRSNQNGPYSQVTTAGKGIQNGDQLYFDLSNAQLQNGYYTIGTLDEAESPIEGAPGTTLYSYQTGSWNNPDNWTFDPDGSLLVNPDNLTPGITDNVVVLNGRTMTIPNNNKTHLRVEIEQGGIVDLGTTTGHNFGSIEGAGRIRISSDNIPSGNISDFAARGTVEYTGGAPEGSPGHYDLSTSRNLHNVIINLYNSANVVNITADLSLTGKLTVTNGTLMIGDATSTQIRTLNFTDVEVRNAGQIRVGTGNTTGSYSISGNNMPATGEYHAIFHQIIITGDFINNGQVRFTNLNAPVYNEFASNGAATVRFQGAQNNTVTLNNTTDFYNLVVEKGSDKTYELDIFAADKANFALYGPNSIGRRSNSPFTSADPEVRKALWIRYGTLKLSGNVFIPTLSEGGDRGGNGDYAIGSKGALWIAGTGVEVYSTAYDNATSGNTQVPDGAGSSVRTNGSNQALSIYGRVRITDGFLGTRNSAGLIFWSEENGEFIVEGGTVDVAQCRAASSGSGRASYIQNGGTVYVRGNEVPGGGETSGTYGLFNIETADAVFTMSGGTLYIEDNTGNDPGGIEILSGSGSYNVTGGKVVVNIRGNTTCEISSTANFYNFELTRRNTSNTARVELQGDLVVTNNFSLASNTEFRTMNYALTVGGDFTIAPGATYANGTSELTLNGNTAQNLSIDGTLADDLHILNLSGEGYSLSGSGASLTVNNELNLYSGVLDIDTHTLTSQGNILNNDTITATTGRIIVTGGTDHTIAGDGTGVFPDFELNEISNLTTLTASQKVSGTLYLTSGILDLGVFGLTADNLASDNPSDYGPGTMIRTSGAGSDLGLLRLIPGDGTYYYPLGTNSGGVDRFTPARINLSDVSDEGYVRVSLGDVELPTLAQPQGDALTYFWRVVPSGFSTVPTASYTVYASDEDDIDSGATPSGVTSGWVPGFVLNASPFSRTSETAADISGLTFSLNNSGSGYPLQAVNITAGESFKFTGSPAIYYSRRADNNGSFVFNDWNDAATWSTDPVLKHMGAPASDYPGPGDVAVIGYGNINQPSATGDASAHRIDVNGSVEVSALIFNSKPGAEADRLDLSRLRFDRNESGKLGLVSGVGDITLLMRTNDAPDLEGDFGDFVNEGRSMFAYNLQNNGVAVIPPDIKRYPQIRLNGTNNFNSTIKWQNDFTARLIVVQLDASLEVEGTMTVTDTLRLGNNGKGRLRFPSATAATYDIGLLQLDSYDNDDNNVLNIDNGNNGLLHKLIIRKGIELTDGSIDLFTNNTTGDNVLVDFRGNGRLELNNSSGSTPEFYRMHVGLENGLSDTLVFNSNFTLNALADQAEKPLSIENGLVIFNHPDLDIDLNAGGSDFTIPIDGGLTLSQGTARLTADGYGLELNGFLRVENTGQLLLDGGAGTDTYLEYSNTGTATLQVAGGTLVIGSQLRRFTEIVSGILSYEQTGGAVMVGKNAAPENNRGVFEIINTASDFTLSGGTLTLVRSQDNAQVAALYLDPGSYNLSNSAEIIIGNNDTPVAQSFGVYSNIPLQNLSINSFNSPGAYTYLVPLVIENDLNILPGATYDARGLSLTIGGDMNNSGLFIPDNNTTYFNGNIQAINGDTDFYNLWLTPNTSMSLTSGSTALSVAGDLTVAQGAFYDNNNVVAVLGNVSINGAHISGGTGGLLLNGDSKQSLSGTGTYGRTVIDNLNKIQASNSLTFNNQLIFRNGSFDIRDKQLTLTSSASLGVEGDGFSTDKMIITNGSQSDLGIVYPIKTGAGSYSIPLGISFPQQKYLPVELSVSGNTTAGTLRVVQVNNSHPTSLDPNNMLQFYWDVEATGMNDLQGILTFNYIQEDVLLSGSNSEAQYIPARLVDTDWFKFPASFVDEAGNQVIFSLTGNDLGGEYTAGTNSAIPDNIKIFTYRPGTNGNWNNQNNWSDDGGFTYGASASVPADGPSGAIVVIPANSSVQANGNLRLAHETRIEGKLIVGNSYGHSLGKVTGTGTLSIGGNQRATLPAGDYSQFFSCSGGGLEYTGDLDITVAPEANSIRRLIISGNGTKTLPYYGNMEICEELRVESGVLDNSTNDNYLRLKGDLNILPGASVNFGSNSSRIYFDGTGDQYITGDLTGPNAMNTVYINKASGEVILNDNLEVDNIVSFQNGKMRTSSGAMLIMNSLSNRNMAGNANSFVNGPMGFRVVSGTSRVNLPVGKDNRYAMTMLNSVFGYSGNALWTVEYFNNSPEEDGLSETVKTGDELVHVSGKEYWRIEGPTPGFATIRLFWDEAYSEVSPLETEQGMLRIAEYTPEGWVSRGGNVRSDFNHVTATDRSSFSVKYFTFGSVGFENPLPVNLVSFTGQVKDRSAVLRWTTATEKNNDYFEVQHSADGTDFTTIGIVDGQGDSNELINYSFIDHQPVLSNNYYRLKQVDFDGMFEYSKVIILTLQPKPGQLVVYPNPGNGSKITYRFDSFIELESASLIISDMYGRPVYSNSISPNEPILLSNEINLTPGVYVFTVRQSGKLYTQKVVIK; this comes from the coding sequence GTATGCCCAAACCGGGCCTGGTGGGGTAGGTAATGCACAAGGCACCGGAAGCCAGCCTGCAAACAGTATTTGGCTTGATGCAGAATGGTTAGAACTGACCAATGGTGATGCCGTTCAGACCTGGACAGACCGGTCTGGCAATGGGAATGATGCCAGTCAGCCGGCATCTGTACGACGACCCCAATTCCTTACTAATTCATTAAACGGTCATCCGGTTATTCGCTTCGATAATACAGGCGACGCTGACTTTATGCCGATTGATGGTAGTGTAATAGTCAATACAGACTACACCTTATTTATCGTAGCTGCCAGGCGCAGTACCGGCGGGCGTAAGCTATGGATAGGGGGCACTGGTGCAGGCACTAACCAAAACCTGCACGCAGGATGGAATGGCACCAACTTTATGTCCCACCACTACGGCAACGACTTCAATGATCCTATGATAAGTGGTAGCGGTGGTACAGCCGAAGGTACCTTCGGTATATTCATGCATGATCTGGGTTCTTCCCTGGCTACCTTTCAGCGTAAAATCTATCAGAACGGTACCGAGCTTGGAGGCCGTAACAACGGGGAGCAACTTGTATCTTATAGCGGGGCAGCCATTGCCCGGGCATTTACCTCTTACTATGATGTGGATGTAGCCGAGATGATTATCTATGGAGACCACCTTAACCAGGCACGCCGTACCATAGTTGATAATTACCTTAGTGCTAAATACGACATCAGTATCTCTAATGACCGGTTTACAGGAAATAACGGCAATTATACATTTGACCTGGCCGGTATAGGAAAAGAAGCAGATGGTAGCCATACACTGGCTGGCAGTACCGGCTTTTATATAAGTGAAAGAAACGGATCCCTTGATATTGATGGAGAATACCTACTCATTGCCCATGATAATACCCCAAATGCCCGCTCAGCAAGCGGCAATATAAAATCCAGTGGCGCAGAGGCAGGCTGGAGCAGACAGTGGTACCTAGAAAAAACACTGCCTGCCGGTGGCTCCATAGACGCCCGCCTGGCTTTTGATTTCAGGGAAGGCTTCCCGGCTGGTGAATATCCCCAGGAAATAGCCAACTATGTATTATTGTATCGCAGTAATCAAAATGGTCCGTACAGCCAGGTGACTACAGCAGGTAAGGGCATTCAAAACGGCGACCAGCTATACTTTGACCTTAGCAATGCACAGCTTCAAAATGGATACTATACCATAGGTACCCTGGATGAAGCGGAAAGTCCCATTGAAGGCGCCCCGGGTACCACACTTTATTCATACCAGACAGGCAGCTGGAATAATCCGGATAACTGGACTTTCGACCCTGACGGATCCCTCCTGGTCAATCCGGATAATCTGACGCCGGGTATTACCGACAACGTAGTGGTACTCAACGGTCGTACGATGACCATACCAAACAATAATAAAACCCACCTCAGAGTGGAAATCGAACAAGGAGGCATAGTAGACCTCGGCACCACCACAGGTCATAACTTTGGCAGCATAGAAGGAGCAGGTCGTATTAGAATTTCCTCCGACAACATCCCCTCAGGCAACATAAGCGATTTTGCCGCACGCGGTACCGTTGAGTATACAGGCGGGGCGCCGGAAGGCTCCCCGGGGCATTATGATCTTAGTACCAGCCGCAATCTGCATAATGTAATTATTAACCTGTATAACAGTGCCAATGTAGTCAATATTACTGCTGACCTGAGCCTTACCGGAAAGCTCACCGTCACCAATGGTACCCTCATGATTGGGGATGCGACATCTACCCAGATTCGCACCTTGAATTTCACTGATGTGGAAGTTCGTAATGCAGGACAGATCCGGGTAGGCACAGGCAATACCACAGGTAGCTATTCCATTTCGGGTAATAATATGCCTGCCACCGGTGAGTACCACGCTATCTTCCACCAGATTATCATCACGGGTGATTTTATAAATAACGGGCAGGTCAGATTCACTAATCTCAACGCCCCGGTATATAATGAATTTGCCAGTAACGGAGCTGCTACGGTACGCTTTCAGGGTGCACAAAACAACACAGTCACCCTTAACAATACGACAGATTTTTATAACCTCGTAGTTGAGAAAGGGAGTGATAAAACATATGAACTGGATATCTTCGCGGCCGATAAAGCTAATTTTGCGCTATATGGTCCCAACAGCATAGGTAGACGTAGTAACTCCCCTTTTACTTCTGCAGACCCAGAAGTACGTAAAGCACTCTGGATTCGCTATGGCACATTGAAGCTTAGTGGAAATGTATTTATACCCACTCTAAGTGAGGGTGGAGACCGTGGGGGTAATGGAGACTATGCCATTGGCAGCAAAGGAGCCCTATGGATTGCCGGGACAGGCGTAGAGGTATATTCTACTGCCTATGATAATGCCACCAGTGGCAATACACAGGTACCTGACGGAGCAGGCTCCTCAGTAAGGACAAATGGAAGCAACCAGGCTCTTTCAATCTATGGCCGTGTCCGTATCACTGATGGATTCTTAGGTACACGTAACTCAGCCGGTCTTATCTTCTGGTCTGAGGAAAACGGAGAGTTTATAGTAGAAGGTGGAACTGTAGATGTAGCTCAGTGCCGTGCAGCAAGCAGCGGGTCAGGCAGAGCCTCATATATTCAAAACGGAGGCACCGTATATGTCAGAGGTAATGAAGTACCAGGTGGCGGTGAAACATCCGGCACCTACGGTCTTTTTAATATCGAAACCGCTGACGCTGTGTTTACTATGTCCGGTGGCACCCTCTATATAGAAGATAATACAGGTAACGACCCCGGAGGTATAGAAATCTTGAGTGGCTCCGGCAGCTATAATGTAACCGGAGGTAAAGTAGTTGTAAATATAAGAGGTAATACTACCTGCGAAATATCAAGTACGGCCAACTTTTACAATTTTGAACTAACCCGCCGTAATACCAGCAATACGGCACGGGTAGAACTGCAAGGCGATCTTGTGGTAACCAATAATTTTAGCCTTGCATCAAACACAGAGTTTCGCACCATGAATTATGCCCTGACTGTAGGTGGCGACTTCACCATAGCACCAGGAGCAACCTACGCTAATGGAACCTCTGAACTTACCCTTAATGGCAACACCGCACAAAACTTGTCTATTGACGGTACGCTTGCCGATGATTTACATATCCTGAACTTATCCGGTGAAGGCTATAGCCTGAGTGGAAGCGGGGCCTCCCTTACTGTCAATAATGAGCTTAATCTCTATTCAGGGGTACTCGATATAGATACCCATACACTTACCAGCCAGGGCAATATTTTAAATAACGACACTATCACAGCCACCACCGGACGGATAATAGTAACCGGTGGTACCGACCATACCATTGCCGGTGATGGCACAGGCGTTTTTCCTGATTTTGAATTAAACGAAATTAGTAACCTGACTACTCTAACAGCCTCTCAGAAAGTTAGCGGCACGTTATATCTTACATCAGGAATTCTGGATCTGGGCGTATTTGGACTTACAGCAGACAACCTCGCCTCTGATAATCCATCTGACTATGGCCCCGGTACTATGATTCGTACTTCCGGAGCCGGATCAGATTTAGGGCTGCTGCGTCTCATACCTGGTGATGGCACATACTACTATCCGTTGGGTACGAATAGTGGTGGAGTTGACAGGTTTACCCCCGCAAGAATCAACCTGAGCGACGTAAGCGATGAAGGCTATGTGAGAGTGTCCCTTGGTGATGTTGAACTGCCTACCCTTGCACAGCCTCAGGGTGATGCCCTTACCTATTTCTGGCGCGTTGTTCCCTCAGGCTTTAGCACCGTACCTACAGCAAGCTATACCGTATACGCATCTGATGAGGATGACATAGACAGTGGTGCCACCCCCTCTGGCGTAACATCAGGCTGGGTGCCCGGCTTTGTACTCAACGCCTCTCCTTTTTCCCGGACAAGTGAAACTGCAGCAGATATAAGCGGCCTGACATTCTCGCTGAATAATAGCGGCAGTGGATACCCGTTACAGGCTGTAAATATTACCGCCGGAGAAAGCTTCAAGTTTACGGGTAGCCCGGCAATTTATTACAGCCGTCGCGCAGATAATAACGGAAGCTTCGTCTTTAATGACTGGAATGATGCCGCCACATGGTCTACCGACCCTGTACTAAAGCACATGGGTGCACCCGCCTCGGATTATCCAGGTCCCGGGGATGTAGCCGTTATCGGATATGGCAACATTAACCAACCCAGTGCTACTGGTGACGCTTCAGCGCATAGAATAGATGTAAATGGCTCTGTTGAAGTTTCAGCCCTTATTTTCAATTCGAAGCCTGGGGCTGAAGCTGACAGGTTGGATCTTAGCCGGCTTCGTTTCGACAGAAATGAATCAGGCAAACTAGGCTTAGTAAGTGGTGTCGGTGACATTACCCTTCTGATGCGTACAAACGATGCGCCTGACCTTGAGGGAGACTTTGGTGACTTCGTCAATGAGGGCCGTAGCATGTTTGCATACAACTTACAAAATAATGGAGTGGCCGTAATTCCTCCTGACATCAAGCGCTATCCTCAGATAAGACTGAACGGAACTAATAACTTTAACAGCACCATTAAGTGGCAAAATGACTTTACGGCACGCCTTATCGTGGTACAATTAGATGCCAGTCTTGAAGTTGAGGGTACCATGACAGTCACGGACACACTTAGGTTAGGTAATAATGGAAAGGGCAGACTAAGATTTCCCTCTGCTACCGCAGCCACTTATGACATAGGACTGCTCCAATTGGACTCTTATGATAATGATGACAACAACGTTCTCAACATAGACAATGGAAATAACGGCTTACTTCATAAGCTAATCATTCGCAAAGGCATAGAACTCACCGATGGTTCCATAGACCTTTTCACAAATAACACCACAGGGGATAACGTACTTGTTGACTTTAGAGGAAATGGTCGTCTGGAGCTCAATAACTCATCTGGTAGTACTCCGGAGTTTTATCGTATGCATGTGGGATTAGAAAACGGCCTTTCAGACACACTGGTATTTAACTCAAACTTTACTCTGAACGCTTTGGCCGACCAGGCAGAAAAGCCTTTGAGTATAGAAAATGGTCTGGTGATATTTAATCACCCCGATCTTGATATTGATCTGAATGCTGGCGGCAGTGATTTTACAATACCCATTGATGGCGGTCTTACCCTGAGTCAGGGTACAGCCAGGCTCACCGCTGATGGGTATGGTCTGGAATTAAATGGTTTTCTGCGCGTAGAAAATACCGGGCAGCTTTTATTGGATGGAGGTGCAGGCACCGATACCTACCTCGAGTATAGTAATACAGGCACGGCAACTCTCCAGGTAGCAGGTGGTACACTGGTCATTGGCTCACAGTTGAGGAGATTTACCGAGATCGTATCAGGAATCCTTTCTTATGAGCAAACAGGAGGAGCCGTTATGGTAGGCAAGAATGCTGCTCCGGAAAATAACAGAGGTGTGTTCGAGATAATCAACACTGCAAGTGATTTTACCCTCTCAGGAGGCACCCTTACTTTGGTAAGAAGCCAGGATAACGCACAGGTTGCCGCCCTCTATCTTGACCCGGGCAGCTATAACCTGAGCAATAGCGCAGAAATCATTATAGGTAATAATGACACACCCGTCGCTCAGAGTTTTGGTGTATACAGTAATATACCCCTTCAAAACCTTAGCATAAATAGTTTTAACTCCCCAGGTGCCTACACTTACCTTGTACCCCTGGTCATCGAAAATGACCTGAACATCCTGCCGGGAGCAACATACGATGCAAGAGGCCTGTCACTTACCATCGGTGGTGATATGAATAATTCAGGGCTATTCATTCCTGATAATAACACCACCTACTTTAATGGCAATATTCAGGCAATAAACGGTGACACGGACTTTTATAATTTATGGCTGACCCCTAATACTTCTATGAGCCTGACCTCAGGCAGTACAGCCTTGTCTGTAGCAGGAGACCTCACAGTGGCACAAGGTGCATTTTATGATAACAATAACGTTGTAGCCGTATTAGGTAATGTTAGTATAAATGGTGCTCACATTAGCGGAGGTACGGGAGGTTTATTATTAAATGGTGATAGCAAACAGTCCCTTTCAGGCACTGGAACGTATGGCCGTACAGTAATAGACAATCTCAATAAGATACAGGCATCAAATTCACTTACATTTAATAACCAGCTTATATTCCGGAATGGATCATTCGACATCAGAGATAAGCAGCTTACCCTCACTTCATCTGCATCACTGGGAGTGGAAGGAGATGGGTTTTCTACCGATAAAATGATCATTACTAATGGCTCTCAATCAGACCTGGGCATTGTTTATCCTATAAAGACAGGGGCTGGCTCGTATAGTATTCCGCTGGGTATAAGTTTTCCCCAGCAAAAGTATCTGCCTGTAGAGCTATCTGTATCAGGAAACACCACAGCCGGTACATTGAGAGTGGTTCAGGTAAACAACAGCCACCCAACCAGCCTGGATCCTAATAACATGCTGCAGTTTTACTGGGATGTTGAAGCCACTGGCATGAATGATCTGCAGGGTATACTTACATTTAATTATATACAGGAAGATGTACTGCTTAGCGGAAGTAATTCAGAGGCACAATATATCCCGGCTCGTCTGGTAGATACTGACTGGTTTAAGTTTCCTGCCTCCTTTGTGGATGAAGCTGGCAATCAGGTGATTTTCTCTTTGACTGGTAACGATCTTGGGGGCGAATACACAGCAGGCACCAACTCGGCAATACCTGATAATATCAAGATATTTACCTACAGACCCGGTACTAACGGCAACTGGAATAATCAGAATAACTGGAGTGATGATGGAGGGTTCACTTATGGAGCATCTGCCAGCGTTCCAGCCGATGGGCCATCAGGTGCTATCGTCGTTATCCCTGCCAACAGCAGTGTTCAAGCCAACGGAAACCTCCGTCTTGCGCATGAAACCAGGATAGAAGGAAAACTTATAGTGGGTAATTCATACGGACATAGCTTAGGGAAGGTAACGGGCACTGGTACATTATCAATTGGTGGAAACCAACGTGCCACGCTGCCTGCAGGCGATTATAGCCAGTTCTTTTCCTGTAGTGGAGGAGGCCTTGAGTACACCGGAGACCTTGATATAACCGTGGCCCCTGAAGCCAATTCGATCAGGAGACTAATTATCAGCGGTAACGGCACGAAAACTCTCCCCTACTACGGTAATATGGAAATATGTGAAGAGCTGAGAGTAGAGTCAGGCGTCTTAGATAATAGTACAAATGATAATTATCTCAGACTAAAAGGAGATTTAAATATCCTTCCCGGTGCTTCGGTCAATTTTGGTTCTAACAGTTCGCGTATTTATTTCGATGGTACAGGCGATCAATACATTACCGGAGACCTCACTGGCCCCAACGCCATGAATACAGTCTATATAAATAAAGCCTCCGGTGAGGTGATACTTAATGATAACCTTGAGGTCGATAATATTGTGTCTTTCCAAAATGGTAAGATGAGAACTTCTTCCGGTGCTATGCTGATAATGAACTCTCTAAGCAACAGAAATATGGCAGGAAATGCCAATTCTTTTGTGAATGGCCCGATGGGTTTCAGGGTAGTTTCAGGAACTTCCAGGGTTAACCTTCCTGTAGGTAAGGATAATCGATATGCCATGACCATGCTCAACAGCGTTTTCGGCTATTCCGGAAATGCCTTATGGACAGTAGAGTATTTTAACAATAGCCCGGAAGAAGATGGCCTGTCAGAGACAGTAAAAACAGGAGATGAACTTGTTCATGTAAGTGGTAAAGAATACTGGAGGATTGAAGGTCCAACCCCCGGATTTGCAACCATACGTTTGTTCTGGGACGAAGCCTATAGTGAAGTTTCTCCCCTTGAGACAGAGCAGGGAATGTTAAGAATAGCAGAATATACTCCGGAGGGCTGGGTTAGTCGTGGAGGAAATGTCAGGTCTGACTTCAATCACGTTACTGCAACTGACAGAAGTAGTTTTAGTGTGAAATATTTCACCTTTGGTTCTGTAGGCTTTGAAAATCCTTTACCAGTTAATCTGGTGTCATTTACAGGTCAAGTTAAGGATCGTTCGGCAGTTTTGCGCTGGACCACTGCCACTGAAAAAAATAATGATTACTTCGAGGTACAGCACTCTGCTGATGGCACTGATTTTACTACAATTGGTATCGTAGATGGCCAGGGTGATAGTAATGAGTTGATTAACTATTCATTTATTGATCACCAGCCTGTATTATCGAACAACTACTACCGCTTGAAACAAGTGGATTTTGATGGCATGTTTGAGTATTCAAAAGTGATTATTCTCACCCTTCAGCCTAAACCAGGCCAACTGGTAGTTTATCCCAACCCGGGTAATGGAAGTAAGATAACATACAGATTCGATAGCTTTATTGAGCTTGAAAGTGCCAGCCTTATTATCTCAGATATGTATGGCAGGCCTGTTTACTCAAACAGCATATCACCGAACGAACCTATTTTGCTTTCAAATGAAATTAATCTCACTCCGGGGGTTTATGTGTTCACTGTTAGGCAATCAGGTAAATTATATACCCAAAAAGTAGTTATTAAATAA